The segment CTCATTATGCAAGTATCAAAAGCCAAATAGCCTCAAGGTTGGGTATAAAAGGAGAAAATGTTGTTGGAGAAGCTAAGAAGAAGGCAATAGAACTTGAAATAAGTGATAAAGTGCTTGATATTCTTTACCAGTTAACTGATCTTCCAGAACACGAGGCCAAGTTCAGGCTTGAAAAAATAGGATTGTCTCCAGAGATACTTGAAGACTTGTTCCCAAGGTTCCCAGACAGTGAAGTTAAAAAATATGCAAAACCAGTGTTTAAGGCACTTGATTTACCCCTTGAAATTCTTGACAGAAAATCTTATGAGTTGTCAGGTGGTCAGAAGGTTAGAGCAACCCTTGCACTGATTTTAGCATCAAAACCAGATGTTTTAATACTTGACGAGCCATTCGGAGACCTTGATCCAATAACCCTCAGAACAGTTTCAAATTCACTTAAGAGAATAAACAAAGAATTTGATACCACCATACTGATGGTGAGCCACCATGTAGACTTCATTGAAGAGGTCACAACAAGAGCTATCATGATGGACGATGGAAACCTTATCATGAATGGCGATCCACACGAATTATGCGATGAATTTATAGTCAGATGCAAAGCAGATTACCTTAAGGATTTTGATGAACTGAAAAAACAGATGGCAGGTGTTTGAATATGGAATTTAATGATCTGGAAGTTGAACATGCCTACAGGGTGCTGGCACCAAGACCAACCATAATAGTAACAACAGCCAACTCCAGGGGAGAAGCCAATGCAGCACCATTCTCATTTACAATGCCGGTTTCAGTGAAACCACCACTTGTTGCATTTGCATCGGTACCAAGCCACCACACCTACAAAAACATAGAAGAAACACAGGAATTTGTTGTGAACATCCCAAATGAAGAAATACTTGAAAAACTATGGATAACAGGTGAAAAATTTCCATATGGGGTTAATGAAATAGAAGAATCAGGTTTATCCCAGATGGAGTCCTTAAGGGTTTCAGTTCCAAAGATAGCTGAATGCATTGCACACATGGAATGCAAAGTTCACTGGATCAAAGATTCAGGGGACCACAAACTAGTAGTTGGCGAAGTGGTGTATGCTGATGCAACTTCAGATGCCCTTAAAGAGGGACTTCTTGATGTTGAGAAGATGAAACCCGTACTCCACCTTGGTGGTGTAAACTTCGTTGTGGGAGATCATCTAAGAAAAGTTGAATAAGAGGGGTGATTTTTGATGTTTAAAAATATAATGCTTCCAACGGATGGTTCAAAATTTGCAGAAAAAGCAGCAGACATTGCAATAGAAATGGCAAAAAAATTAGATGCCAGAGTCACAGCAGTCCATGTAATAGATGACAAACTCATATACCCCTTTGAAGTCCTGGAAGAAGAAGGGAAAACCGTACTGAACCATGTTCAGGAAAAGGGAAAGGAAAATGGGGTTCCGGTTGATGAGATACTGATAGTTGGAAGCCCAACACGCGACATGGAGAAGATCGTTGAAAAGGCAGGTGCAGACATCATTATAATTGGCACCCATGGAAAAACTGGCCTTGAAAAACTTTTAATGGGCAGTGTTGCTGAAAACACCCTGAAAACCGTTAAAGTTCCAGTTTTAATCGTGAAATAAGTCTAAAATAATCCTCAACGTATCTAATTTTTTAATTTTTCCCTTTTTTTATAGCATCATTATGGTTTTATAGGAAATGGTTTATTATGAGGCTGTGGAGTTTACACCCAAAGTACCTGGACTCCAAGGGAATTGTTGCCCTTTGGAGAGAAGGATTACTTGCAAGAGCCGTGCTTATGGGTAAAACAATGGGTTACAGGAACCATCCTCAGCTTCAGAGGTTCAAAATCCAGGATGAACCTTTAGTTGCGATTGACACCTACCTTTACCATGTTTATTTAGAATCACAAAAGAGGGGTTACAGCTTCAAAAGGGATAAAATTGGGAATAAATTCATGGAAAACCAGATCCATGTAACCCTTGGACAGATGGAATATGAATTTAACCACCTCAAGGAGAAGCTGAAGCTGAGAAACGTTTCAATGCACAGAAAACTTCAAGAGCTTGATGAATTAGTTCCAAATCCTGTTTTTAAAGTTGTTGAGGGTGGAGTGGAAGATTGGGAAGTTATTAAATGATCTTTTTTATAAAAAATATGGAAAATATATGGTACTCCTAATTTGTGATATCCATAAATTGATTGAAACAAAGGTTTGTATATTCGTTTTTGAAAAGATTCTTATGGTAGATTGATGAAATAATTATTAAAAATAACAACTTCCTTAAACTTTATTTAAAAATTAAAAACTTGAGGAGTGGTTTAAATGAAAAGATACAAGTGCAAAGCCTGTGGATATATATACGACCCTAAAGTTGGAGAACCCAGAACCAATACAGAGCCAGGAACACCATTTGAAGAGCTGCCAAGCAACTGGCACTGTCCACAATGTGGAGCTGGAATTAACAGGTTCATACCAATAGACTGAAGTGATATCCTTACAAAAAAACCTTTTTGTCTTTAAAAACATCATAGAAAAATAGAGAAACCTTTTAAATAGGATGTAACCATAGAATTAAACGAAATTTTTAACATTTGAATTTGTAGTTAAATTGCTTTAATGTGAAAGGAGGATGTTAAATGAAAAAATTCATATGCACAACCTGTGGATACGTATACAACCCCGAAGAAGGAGACCCAAACGCGGATATTGAGCCAGGAACAGCCTTTGAAGATCTACCAGATGACTGGTGCTGTCCACTCTGCGGAGTTGGAAAGGAAATGTTCCAGGAAATGGACTAAAAAAGGGATCAAACCTTACTTTATTTTTTAAATGTAATTTAAATACATATGGGGGTATTTTAATGGAAGAAAAAATGCAGGATGCCCTGAACAGCCAGTTAAATGCAGAGCTTTACTCATCATATCTGTACCTGTCCATGGCAGCATATTTTGAATCAAAGGACATGGCAGGTTTTGCAAACTGGATGAGGGTTCAGGCACAGGAAGAACTTGCACATGCAATGAAATTCTATGATTATCTCGCACAGAGGGGAGGTAAAATTATGCTTACCCAGATAAGTACGCCTCCAACAGAATGGGAATCAGATATTGCAGTTTTTGTGCACGTTTACGAACATGAGCAGATGGTAACAGGTCTCATAAACAAACTCGTGGATCTTGCACTTTCCCTGTCCGATCATGCAACAAACAACTTCCTGCAGTGGTTCGTGGCAGAGCAGGTTGAAGAAGAAGAATCTGCAAGTGGAGTACTTCAAAAACTCAAATTGATGGGAGATGCTCCCGGTGGAATATTCATGCTTGACAGTGAACTTGCAAAAAGGGTTTACAATCCTCCAGCAAGAACAGCATGAATCCCAGGTTGCAGATTTTTAATCAAGGAATACACCTGTTTTTTAATTTTTTTATCTGATCCATATCTCTTTTTTTAAGAAATCCTTTTTTCATGGAAATCCTTTTTAAGAACTGATTCAATACTTTTGAATGAAAAAAGAAAATTTAAAACTACTTAAAAACGTTAAAAGGAATTTTTTTCATTTTAAATATTATTATTAAATTGATCACTTTTCATTTTAACACCATCCCTATTTTTAAGGCTTAATTTACATTTTAATGGATAAAATGTCCTTTTCAGATTAAAATTGAAATTAATAATAAATAGAATTAATAAAGATAAGTATTCTAATATTAAATATGAAGGAATGGGGGTTTAAAAAATGGGTGAAAAGGTGTACGAATTAAGGCGTATTAAAAAGGAAGGTAAAGGAATGCCCCTTATAGGGGATGAATTTCCTAAAATGGAGGTTAAAACAACCCAGGGCATGATGAAGCTGCCCAAGGTATTTAAGGGGAAGTGGTTCGTTCTATTCAGCCACCCTGCAGATTTCACTCCAGTCTGTACAACTGAATTCATTGCATTTCAGAAGAGGTATGAGAAGTTCAGAGAACTTAACTGTGAACTTATAGGCTTGAGCGTTGACCAGGTTTTCTCACACCTCAAATGGATAGAGTGGATGCAGGAAAATTTGGACACAGAAATAGAGTTTCCTGTAATAGCAGATACTGGAGAAGTAGCTCACACCCTTGGATTAATACATCCTGCCAAGGCAACAAATACTGTTAGAGCAGTGTTCATAGTGGACCCTGAAGGAATAATAAGGGCAATACTTTATTATCCCCAGGAACTTGGACGTAACATGGATGAAATACTCAGAATGGTGGAAGGACTGCACAAGGTTGATCATGAGGGGGTTGCAGTCCCTGCAAACTGGCCTGAAAATGAGTTGATTGGTAAGGGAACAATAATTCCACCACCAAATGATGTTGAAACAGCCAAAACACGGAAAGAAAAATATAAATGCTTTGACTGGTGGCTCTGTTACAGAGAGGAATGAACTGGTTGAATGGACATATTGAATGGATTATTGATTATGAACTAAATGATCGATGTGACTATTTGAGTAAAGGCAAGGAAATTGGGATGTTGAATAAAAACTGAATAAAAAATATGTTTTTTTTTATGTAAATAGGAGGTTTGTATTAATGGAAAAAAAATTTTATGAACTACCTGAACTTCCCTATGGATACAAAGATCTGGAACCCTACATATCAGAGGAACAGCTGAAAATACATCATGACAAGCATCATCAGGCCTATGTGGACGGTGCAAATGCACTGTTGAAAAAATTTGATGAACGTGGTGCAGGTGAAGAATTCGATCTCAAGGCAGTTTCCAAGGAACTATCCTTTCATGTTGGAGGTTTCACACTTCACAAACTCTTCTGGGCCAACATGGGGCCTGCAGAAAAATGTGGGGGCGAACCAACAGGGTTGATAGCAGAATACATAGAAAAAGACTTTGGAAGCTTTGAAAGATTTAAAAAAGAATTCACTCAGACCGCAGTTAGCACTGAAGGTTCAGGATGGGTTGCATTAACCCTCTGCAGAGGTACAGACAGGATATTCATAATGCAGATAGAGAAGCACAACGTCAACGCAGTTCCAGGCTTCAGGTTGATGATGGTACTGGATGTCTGGGAGCATGCATACTACCTTGACTACCAGAACAGAAGACCCGAATTTGTGGAAGCATTCTGGAACCTTGTAAATTGGGATGAGGTAAACAGGAGAATGAAGGTCTGGCTGGACTCACCCCTTTAAATAGTTCCAGTTCCCAAATTTTTTATTTTTTAAAAATCTTTAGTTTTAAAACTTTTTAAAAATCTTTCATTTTTTAAAGCTAATCTTAAACATTTCCTCCTATAATTAACCAATGGCCTGGAAGCGAATTTTACCGGCCCCACAATTTGGGCAGTGCCAGTCATCGGGTAGATCCTCAAAAGAAACGCCTGGATCAGTTTTGGTTCTAGGTTCACCAATTTCAGGGTCGTATATGTACCCACATACCTTACATTTGTACCTTTTCATATTATTCCCCCAGTATCTAATGAAAATTCAGATTCTACTTTGAATATCTCCTTTTTTTAATAATGAATGGAATATAATGAAATTTTAATTCAAATCAAAACTATGAATGGTTCTTCACATAATTATATGAACCTTTTAATTATTAGAATTAATCAATTGAAACAAATTATTTTAACAGATTCAATTTCAGCGTAAGGTATAAGTTTAGTTTTCATAAACCTAATTACTGGATAAAAATTTAATTTAATGATAAGTTTATTGAAAATATTTAATTGAAAGCAGGAGATGGACATGATCTGGAATAGTGAAGCAGAATGTATGTCTGCAGAGGATACAAGAGAACTGCAGCTTAAACGATTACAGGAAGTTGTTAAGAGGGCCTATGAAAATGTTCCCTACTACCAAAAAAGATTTTCTGATGTTAATGTATATCCAGAGGATATTGAAACCTTAGATGATATAGAAAAACTTCCATTTACAACAAAAACAGATTTAAGGGATGCATATCCATTTGGAATGTTTGCGGTTTCACAGGATGAAATAGTTGAGGTTCACACAACATCTGGAACCACAGGAAAACCAACTGTATCAGGGTACACTCGAAAGGACCTGGATATCTGGGGAGAGGTCATGGCAAGGGCACTGACAATGACAGGTGTCAAAAAAAGTGACAGGGTTCAGAACAGCTATGGATACGGACTTTTCACAGGGGGTATGGGAGCTCATTACGGCGGACAGAAGATAGGAGCCACTGTCATACCAATATCTGCTGGAAACACAAGAAGACAGCTTGAAATAATGCAGGACTTTGAAACAACAGTTTTAACATGCACACCTTCCTACGCACTCTACCTTGCAGAGGTTGCAGAAAATGAGGGCATAGACACGGAGAAACTCAAACTCAAGGCTGGTTGCTTTGGAGCAGAGATGTGGACCGAAGAAATGCGCAAAGAAATTGAAAAAAGACTTCACATACGCGCCCAGAACGTCTACGGATTAACTGAAATTATGGGTCCAGGTGTTGCAATGGAATGCGAAGTCCAGGAAGGACTCCACATCTTTGAAGACCATTTCTACCCTGAAGTTATGGATCCTGATACACTGAAACCTGTTCCTGATGGTGAGAAAGGTGAACTCGTTCTCACAACACTTACAAGGGAAGGAATGCCAGTTATAAGGTTCCGTACAAGGGACATAACAGCCCTCAGAAGGGGAAAATGTGCATGTGGAAGGTCGCAGGTAAAAATGGACAGAATAACAGGCCGTTCAGATGACATGCTTAAGGTCAGAGGAGTTATAGTGTTCCCATACCAGATAGAGAAGGCCCTACTGAAAATCGATGGACTTGAACCCCACTACCAGATCATAGTCACAAGACCAGAACAGCTGGACGAACTTGAGGTACAGGTTGAAGCATCACCAGCACTCTTTTCTGATGAAGTGAAACATATAGAAGAAGTTAAACGTAACATTGAAAATATAGTACACAGTGAAATTGGTTTAAGGGTCACAGTAAACCTTGTTGAGCCAAGAACACTCCCTAGAAGTGAAGGGAAAGCTGTGAGGGTCATTGATAAACGTAAATTTTAATTCAAAAATAAGGGTTTTATAATTTTACATGAGCTCTAAATGAAATCATGTAAACTATTCGGAACCCATTAAAATTTTGTATTTTTGAAACGAAAGGAAAATAATGCAAATATCAAGAAAAGGGGAATTGAAATGAAGTTGAAACAAATATCCGTATTTCTGGAGAACAGAAAAGGAAGGCTGCAGAAAGCATTGAACATAATTTCCAATGCTAAAATCAATATAAGGGCTCTTTCAATAGCAGACACATCTGAATTTGGTATTTTAAGAATGATTGTTCCTGAACCAGATAAAGCCCAGAAGATACTTGAAGAAAATGATTTTGTTGTTAAGGTGAACGATGTCATTGCTGTAGGTGTTCCAGACAAACCAGGCGGACTTGATGGTATTCTTGAGGTTTTAAATAAAGCAGATGTAAATGTGGAGTACTTATATGCCTTTGTTGAGAAAAAATGTGAAAATGCCATTGTTGTCATTAGAACAGAGGACATCGATACAGGTATAAAGGTACTTAAAGATGGTGGAGTGGCAATGCTCTCACCAGAAGAAGTCTACACCCTTTAAAAACTTCTTTTATCTAATTGTAAATCATAAATTTCATTTTTTTTTGTTTAAGGGTCACAACACTGGTGTGGGAATTTTTCAAGGTAAATTAAAACTTGTTTATCAGCCCTGTTTATCAATTATGTTTTGTATATCCTCTGAAATTATCTGGCTATCTTCATCCACAGGTATTAAACTTATTTCATCCGCTGATTTTATTCCAACATCCAGTTCTGCTGCCCTTCGTATCTGTTCAAGTTCAAATATAGGGCCCTTTGAGACTTCTTTCGTGGTCCCATAGTACCGTAAAATTGCAACTGCCACAGCATCAACTGCCACCCTATCAGTACCCGCCAGAAGAAGATTTGAGTTTTATTTTAAAGATTTACATTAAAAAGAATTTGAAGATCTAATAATAACCTTAAAAAATGTGAAAATAATTCAGATCATTTCAAGGTACTTCCTCTTAATTTCATCAAACTCTTCCTGGGTTATGGCACCAATATCCAGAAGTTCCTTGGCCTTTTTTATTTTCTCAACTGGATCAACTTCTACATGTTCATCAGGGGCCTTTTCAGGGGTTTCTGGTTTAAGAATCTCCTCTTGGGGTTCAGTTTTAACTGAAACACTTTCAGTGGGCACTTCTTCAACAGCTGCTTCAGTTTCCTTGTAAGATTCCATTTCCTTTTCAGAAGTTTCAGGTTCATCTGCATCTTCAAGCTTTTCAAGAAGTGATCCTTCACTTTTCCTGGACTCTACTTTTTCTTCAAGTTCTTCAGAAGGTTTCACTGTCACTGGAACCTCTTCACCTTCATCTGGGGCAGACACTGTGACCTCTTCACCTACCACTGGTTCTGATTCAAATTTTTTACCACAAACAACACAGAACTTGGCTGTTTTAAGATTTTTAGATTTACACGAAGGACATAACTTAAAATCGGAGTCTATAGATTTTATTTGAGGTTTTTCCTTCTCTGGGGTTTTGATCTCATCTAATGGTTTTCCACATCCAACACAGAACTTGGCTCCCTCAGGATTTTCTGTCTGGCATGAACTGCAAATTTTAAACTTCAATCCAGCATCACTTTTAATTGGCTTTCCACTTCTTTTTGCATCGAGCATTCGTTTTATTTCTTCATTTGAAACCATAAAAACCACCTAAACTATCCATATTTTTTTAAAAATTTAATATTAAACATATACATCCAACAGTAAACCCAATCCCTTTTTAGTAAACTCCATAATTCCATTTTAAATCCATTGAACATGGGCCATGGAGTAATTTAAACTGATTTAAGATTGAATTGTACTGGATCCTCAAATTTCCACATCTGATTGAGGGTACCTCTGCTTCCATGCCTTATACTTTCCTTTACAAATTTACCAGCAAACTTTATTGATGATCCAGTGTCCCAACCCTTTGAAAGCATTGCTGTAACTGCAGATGAATAGGTGCAGCCACTGCCATGGGTATTGTCACTCTCCAATAGTTCCCCCTCAAAAACCTGAATGGAAGAATTGTAAAAGATATCTGAGCCCTTAAGGTGACCTCCAGTTACAACAACTTTATCACAGTACTTACCTATCTCAAGTGCAGCTTCAACTGCATCTTCTTCATTCTCTATCTTCATGCCTGAAAGTATCTCTGCCTCGTGGATGTTGGGTGTTGTGAGTACTGCAAGGGGTAAAAGATCTTTTTTAAGGGATTCTGCAAAGTCTTTTTTGGATAAAGATCCTCCAGAACCTGCAACCATGACAGGGTCAACCACGAGTTTCAGTTTATATTCCTGAACCTTTGATGCAATGGTTTTCACTATCTCTGGGGAGTAAAGCATTCCTGTTTTAGCGTAGCCTATATCTTCCCCTTCAAGAACTGTGTCCATCTGTTTTTCAATAAATTCAGTGTCAACTGGGAGTAATCCTGCAACATCATGAACGTTCTGTGCAGTTAGGGCTGTTATAACTGCTGTACCATAAACTCCAAGGCTTTCAAAGGTTTTAATGTCATTTAAGATTCCAGCCCCTCCAGAGGGATCGAATCCTGCTATTGTCATGGCAATGGTTCTTTTATCCATCTTTCAAGCTCCTTTTAACATGGAGTCTTTCAGAGCCATGATTGGACTTCACGTAGAGACCTAAGTTTTTTAAGAATTTTTTGGCCGCTGTTCCAGAGCCATGTATCATGATCTCCCCAAGGTCCTCTGCTGTGTTAACATCCAGGGACATGTAAAAGGAATCGTAGATTCCATAGGACATTCCATGGGATTTGGCTTCGTTGATATGTTCAAAGAAGCTGCACTCCCCAAATTTCATTTCAATTCCCTTTGATGGACAGAGAAGTGCATTGGTTCCCCCGCCCTTAGCAGGTGCTATCACCATATCAAAGGTTTCACCCATCTTAAGAAGTGCCTGCACATGTCCCGGTTTTATGAGTGGAACATCGGAGGGTACAACAATCACGTTACTGCAGCGGCTGCAGCACCAGGCCATGGCCTGCATCAGGGCACCGTTTAAATCAGTTGCACCCTCTTCTTCAAGGGATACAACCC is part of the Methanobacterium aggregans genome and harbors:
- a CDS encoding flavin reductase family protein; translation: MEFNDLEVEHAYRVLAPRPTIIVTTANSRGEANAAPFSFTMPVSVKPPLVAFASVPSHHTYKNIEETQEFVVNIPNEEILEKLWITGEKFPYGVNEIEESGLSQMESLRVSVPKIAECIAHMECKVHWIKDSGDHKLVVGEVVYADATSDALKEGLLDVEKMKPVLHLGGVNFVVGDHLRKVE
- a CDS encoding universal stress protein; translation: MFKNIMLPTDGSKFAEKAADIAIEMAKKLDARVTAVHVIDDKLIYPFEVLEEEGKTVLNHVQEKGKENGVPVDEILIVGSPTRDMEKIVEKAGADIIIIGTHGKTGLEKLLMGSVAENTLKTVKVPVLIVK
- a CDS encoding pyrimidine dimer DNA glycosylase/endonuclease V, producing the protein MRLWSLHPKYLDSKGIVALWREGLLARAVLMGKTMGYRNHPQLQRFKIQDEPLVAIDTYLYHVYLESQKRGYSFKRDKIGNKFMENQIHVTLGQMEYEFNHLKEKLKLRNVSMHRKLQELDELVPNPVFKVVEGGVEDWEVIK
- a CDS encoding rubredoxin → MKRYKCKACGYIYDPKVGEPRTNTEPGTPFEELPSNWHCPQCGAGINRFIPID
- the rd gene encoding rubredoxin encodes the protein MKKFICTTCGYVYNPEEGDPNADIEPGTAFEDLPDDWCCPLCGVGKEMFQEMD
- a CDS encoding ferritin: MEEKMQDALNSQLNAELYSSYLYLSMAAYFESKDMAGFANWMRVQAQEELAHAMKFYDYLAQRGGKIMLTQISTPPTEWESDIAVFVHVYEHEQMVTGLINKLVDLALSLSDHATNNFLQWFVAEQVEEEESASGVLQKLKLMGDAPGGIFMLDSELAKRVYNPPARTA
- a CDS encoding peroxiredoxin, with protein sequence MGEKVYELRRIKKEGKGMPLIGDEFPKMEVKTTQGMMKLPKVFKGKWFVLFSHPADFTPVCTTEFIAFQKRYEKFRELNCELIGLSVDQVFSHLKWIEWMQENLDTEIEFPVIADTGEVAHTLGLIHPAKATNTVRAVFIVDPEGIIRAILYYPQELGRNMDEILRMVEGLHKVDHEGVAVPANWPENELIGKGTIIPPPNDVETAKTRKEKYKCFDWWLCYREE
- a CDS encoding superoxide dismutase, with translation MEKKFYELPELPYGYKDLEPYISEEQLKIHHDKHHQAYVDGANALLKKFDERGAGEEFDLKAVSKELSFHVGGFTLHKLFWANMGPAEKCGGEPTGLIAEYIEKDFGSFERFKKEFTQTAVSTEGSGWVALTLCRGTDRIFIMQIEKHNVNAVPGFRLMMVLDVWEHAYYLDYQNRRPEFVEAFWNLVNWDEVNRRMKVWLDSPL
- a CDS encoding rubredoxin — protein: MKRYKCKVCGYIYDPEIGEPRTKTDPGVSFEDLPDDWHCPNCGAGKIRFQAIG
- a CDS encoding phenylacetate--CoA ligase family protein is translated as MIWNSEAECMSAEDTRELQLKRLQEVVKRAYENVPYYQKRFSDVNVYPEDIETLDDIEKLPFTTKTDLRDAYPFGMFAVSQDEIVEVHTTSGTTGKPTVSGYTRKDLDIWGEVMARALTMTGVKKSDRVQNSYGYGLFTGGMGAHYGGQKIGATVIPISAGNTRRQLEIMQDFETTVLTCTPSYALYLAEVAENEGIDTEKLKLKAGCFGAEMWTEEMRKEIEKRLHIRAQNVYGLTEIMGPGVAMECEVQEGLHIFEDHFYPEVMDPDTLKPVPDGEKGELVLTTLTREGMPVIRFRTRDITALRRGKCACGRSQVKMDRITGRSDDMLKVRGVIVFPYQIEKALLKIDGLEPHYQIIVTRPEQLDELEVQVEASPALFSDEVKHIEEVKRNIENIVHSEIGLRVTVNLVEPRTLPRSEGKAVRVIDKRKF
- a CDS encoding ACT domain-containing protein, whose product is MKLKQISVFLENRKGRLQKALNIISNAKINIRALSIADTSEFGILRMIVPEPDKAQKILEENDFVVKVNDVIAVGVPDKPGGLDGILEVLNKADVNVEYLYAFVEKKCENAIVVIRTEDIDTGIKVLKDGGVAMLSPEEVYTL
- a CDS encoding zinc-ribbon domain-containing protein, which codes for MVSNEEIKRMLDAKRSGKPIKSDAGLKFKICSSCQTENPEGAKFCVGCGKPLDEIKTPEKEKPQIKSIDSDFKLCPSCKSKNLKTAKFCVVCGKKFESEPVVGEEVTVSAPDEGEEVPVTVKPSEELEEKVESRKSEGSLLEKLEDADEPETSEKEMESYKETEAAVEEVPTESVSVKTEPQEEILKPETPEKAPDEHVEVDPVEKIKKAKELLDIGAITQEEFDEIKRKYLEMI
- the thiD gene encoding bifunctional hydroxymethylpyrimidine kinase/phosphomethylpyrimidine kinase; protein product: MDKRTIAMTIAGFDPSGGAGILNDIKTFESLGVYGTAVITALTAQNVHDVAGLLPVDTEFIEKQMDTVLEGEDIGYAKTGMLYSPEIVKTIASKVQEYKLKLVVDPVMVAGSGGSLSKKDFAESLKKDLLPLAVLTTPNIHEAEILSGMKIENEEDAVEAALEIGKYCDKVVVTGGHLKGSDIFYNSSIQVFEGELLESDNTHGSGCTYSSAVTAMLSKGWDTGSSIKFAGKFVKESIRHGSRGTLNQMWKFEDPVQFNLKSV
- the cofC gene encoding 2-phospho-L-lactate guanylyltransferase — its product is MKIDKSKTFAIVPVSKFSDAKTRLSPTLTELERQNLLKAMLNDVITVLKDVVREVVVISSDNDVLKFVKDMGVVSLEEEGATDLNGALMQAMAWCCSRCSNVIVVPSDVPLIKPGHVQALLKMGETFDMVIAPAKGGGTNALLCPSKGIEMKFGECSFFEHINEAKSHGMSYGIYDSFYMSLDVNTAEDLGEIMIHGSGTAAKKFLKNLGLYVKSNHGSERLHVKRSLKDG